In one Chryseobacterium camelliae genomic region, the following are encoded:
- a CDS encoding TerC family protein, with product MDFFSALEFPDFANLQIWISLLTLTFLEIVLGVDNIIFISIISNKLPAAQQKRARSIGLILAMIFRVMLLLMINWIIGLKEPVLTIGFIHEPGTEQALQVSWKDLILLAGGIFLILKSTFEIHSKMQVDEVQHAPKSAGSGLLTTVIIQIILVDMVFSLDSILTAVGLVDNVVLMIIAVIISIGIMMMFAGPISRIINKHPSLQMLALSFLVVIGVMLVAEGIHQHISKNIIYSCLAFSLLVELLNINFRSKQKKALKLNPDLKDNLDIEE from the coding sequence ATGGATTTTTTTTCGGCTTTGGAATTCCCTGATTTTGCAAACCTCCAGATTTGGATTAGCTTATTGACTCTTACTTTTCTTGAGATTGTATTGGGAGTGGATAATATTATCTTTATCTCAATCATCTCTAATAAACTTCCTGCTGCACAGCAGAAAAGAGCAAGAAGCATAGGGTTGATCCTTGCTATGATCTTCAGGGTAATGTTGCTACTGATGATCAACTGGATCATTGGGCTGAAAGAGCCGGTTCTTACGATTGGATTTATTCATGAGCCGGGAACAGAACAGGCTTTACAGGTCAGCTGGAAAGATCTTATCCTTCTGGCAGGAGGTATTTTTTTGATTCTGAAGAGTACCTTTGAAATTCACTCGAAAATGCAGGTCGATGAAGTTCAGCACGCTCCAAAATCGGCAGGTTCAGGATTGCTGACAACAGTTATTATTCAGATTATCTTAGTGGATATGGTTTTTTCCCTGGATTCTATTTTAACTGCGGTAGGATTGGTAGATAATGTAGTTCTTATGATTATTGCCGTTATTATTTCTATAGGAATTATGATGATGTTTGCAGGCCCTATTTCAAGAATTATTAATAAACATCCTAGCTTACAGATGTTGGCTTTGTCTTTCCTTGTAGTGATTGGAGTAATGCTTGTTGCAGAAGGAATTCATCAGCATATCAGTAAAAATATCATCTATTCTTGTTTAGCCTTCAGTTTATTGGTGGAATTATTAAATATCAACTTTAGAAGTAAGCAGAAAAAGGCTTTGAAATTAAACCCTGATTTGAAAGACAATCTTGATATTGAAGAATAA
- a CDS encoding phospholipase D-like domain-containing protein — MFYNNAVCDIYIGKSAGTKLLQDIRNAKTNVKIVSPYLSPSLIKELIFLHSKGIQISLITSDEIEDFYGNDKNINKLIVQKRHIDEKAKQSRDSLISLSGTLLFAIIGLAVVLVPLIFLLKEWKFAYGFILVVLLFFVRDFIVRQIKNKRIYHYTYKQLFPFKVFISPNITGNNSFNKTFVHSKIYVIDDEITYLGSLNFTAKGIKENHETRIRTADPNAVVKIVEEVNEIFFNSNLAERDLQFWGSQLYAEPIN, encoded by the coding sequence AAAACTATTGCAGGATATTAGGAATGCAAAAACAAATGTAAAAATAGTATCTCCCTATCTTTCTCCTTCGTTAATTAAGGAATTGATTTTTCTGCATTCCAAAGGAATTCAGATCAGTCTTATTACCAGCGATGAAATAGAAGACTTTTACGGGAATGATAAGAATATTAATAAGCTAATTGTGCAAAAAAGACATATTGATGAAAAAGCAAAACAGTCAAGGGACAGCCTGATCAGTTTATCTGGAACCCTTCTTTTTGCGATAATAGGGCTGGCTGTGGTTTTGGTTCCTTTAATTTTTCTTTTGAAGGAATGGAAGTTTGCCTATGGTTTTATCCTTGTTGTTTTGTTGTTTTTTGTGAGAGATTTTATTGTGAGACAAATTAAAAACAAACGGATTTATCATTATACTTATAAACAGCTGTTTCCTTTTAAAGTCTTTATTTCTCCCAATATTACCGGCAATAATTCCTTCAATAAAACCTTCGTTCATAGTAAAATATATGTGATTGATGATGAAATCACTTATCTGGGATCCTTGAACTTTACAGCGAAAGGAATAAAAGAGAACCATGAAACCCGAATCCGAACTGCGGATCCCAATGCTGTGGTAAAGATCGTGGAAGAAGTAAATGAGATATTCTTTAATTCTAACTTAGCAGAAAGGGATTTGCAGTTTTGGGGAAGTCAGTTGTATGCAGAACCGATTAATTAA
- a CDS encoding acetyl-CoA hydrolase/transferase family protein: MYNYISAEEAIYTIKSGNRVFFHGSACTPNYLIDELARQSHRLENVEMVSITQQGNVEIAKPEYKDKFFINSLFVSTPVRGAVNSDQGDFVPVFLSEIPILFRKNILPLDVALITVSPPDKHGFCTLGTSVDIARAAVDTAKTIVAIVNPLMPRTHGDGMIHISRIHKLVWHEEELPTVDYGAKVGPEEMEVGKNVAELIEDRSTLQMGIGTIPDAVLKCLGNHKDLGVHTEMLSDGVIDLIQNDVINNKYKGYNDNKTITSFCFGTRKLYDYVDDNTVFAFNDVSNVNFPINIMRNKKMVAINSAIEIDLTGQVCADSIGTMQYSGIGGQMDFMRGAALSEDGKPIIAITSRTKKGVSRIVPYLKQGAGVVTTRGHIHWVVTEYGTAYLYGKNLRQRAQELISIAHPDDREMLERAAFERFKH, from the coding sequence ATGTATAATTATATTAGTGCAGAAGAAGCTATTTATACTATCAAAAGCGGAAACCGTGTTTTCTTTCACGGGAGCGCTTGCACCCCAAATTACTTAATTGACGAACTGGCTAGGCAATCTCACCGATTAGAGAACGTAGAAATGGTTTCCATTACCCAGCAGGGAAATGTGGAAATTGCCAAACCCGAATACAAGGATAAGTTCTTTATTAACTCATTGTTTGTTTCAACACCGGTTCGTGGGGCCGTCAATTCCGACCAGGGAGATTTTGTTCCTGTTTTTTTAAGTGAAATTCCGATTTTATTCAGAAAAAATATTTTACCGCTGGATGTGGCTTTAATTACTGTTTCTCCACCGGACAAGCACGGCTTTTGCACATTGGGAACTTCCGTAGATATTGCACGAGCTGCAGTGGATACCGCGAAAACGATTGTTGCCATCGTCAATCCGCTAATGCCAAGAACTCATGGCGACGGGATGATTCATATCAGCAGAATCCATAAACTGGTCTGGCATGAAGAAGAGCTGCCTACCGTGGATTACGGAGCCAAAGTAGGACCTGAAGAAATGGAAGTCGGTAAAAATGTTGCAGAACTGATTGAAGACAGATCTACCCTGCAAATGGGAATAGGAACGATTCCTGATGCCGTTTTAAAATGTCTGGGTAATCACAAAGACCTGGGCGTTCACACCGAAATGTTAAGTGACGGCGTTATTGATTTGATTCAAAATGATGTTATCAACAATAAATATAAAGGCTACAACGACAATAAAACCATTACCAGCTTTTGCTTCGGAACAAGGAAATTGTATGATTATGTAGATGATAATACCGTTTTTGCATTCAATGATGTAAGCAATGTCAACTTCCCGATCAACATCATGAGAAACAAGAAAATGGTCGCCATCAATTCAGCCATTGAAATTGATTTAACCGGACAAGTTTGTGCAGATTCTATAGGAACAATGCAGTACAGCGGAATCGGCGGACAAATGGATTTTATGAGAGGAGCCGCATTAAGCGAAGACGGAAAACCGATTATTGCCATTACTTCAAGAACGAAAAAAGGAGTTTCAAGAATTGTTCCTTATCTAAAACAGGGAGCCGGCGTAGTTACCACAAGAGGCCATATTCATTGGGTTGTAACAGAATACGGAACGGCTTATCTGTATGGTAAAAACCTCCGTCAAAGAGCTCAGGAACTGATCAGCATTGCACACCCGGATGACAGGGAAATGCTGGAAAGAGCTGCTTTCGAAAGATTTAAGCATTAA
- a CDS encoding alpha/beta hydrolase: MKSLNHNIVSRFLTNLFFIFLLALFTPVFSQNQIETEAQKSILLPEKTMVSENIAYKTNNGKPVLLDIYAPKNISPEKLPVLIYVHGGGWVGGEKTIHADTYIENTILKLVEKDYAVISIEYTLVGETVHFPLPIQDTKDAIRWVRKNAEKYNFDPNNIGLFGASAGAHLSMLAAYTNDNEFVGDPDLSKYSAKVSYVVNNFGPTDLNKLLHTRAGKIPVFFINLFAKNIVELRSKIVLGMSGYDIKKDKRKIVEYFKTISPISYVDNGIPTLILQGNKDKVVPMQQSKKLKRKLKKENIANNLTIVKDGTHGFRTTDKAYLEQLSNEMVGFIVSQKKP, translated from the coding sequence ATGAAATCATTGAATCACAATATAGTTAGCAGGTTTTTGACAAACCTGTTTTTTATTTTCCTTTTGGCATTATTCACTCCGGTATTTTCTCAAAATCAAATTGAAACTGAAGCACAAAAAAGCATTCTTCTCCCTGAAAAAACTATGGTTTCAGAGAATATTGCCTACAAAACCAACAATGGCAAACCTGTGCTTTTAGACATTTATGCTCCAAAAAATATTTCTCCTGAAAAGCTTCCCGTTTTAATTTATGTTCACGGCGGAGGCTGGGTTGGCGGCGAAAAAACCATTCACGCCGATACCTATATCGAAAATACGATCTTAAAACTGGTAGAGAAAGATTATGCAGTTATCAGCATTGAATATACGTTGGTAGGTGAAACTGTTCATTTTCCTTTGCCCATTCAGGATACCAAAGATGCCATACGATGGGTAAGAAAAAATGCAGAAAAATATAATTTTGACCCTAACAACATAGGACTCTTTGGAGCTTCAGCGGGAGCCCATCTTTCCATGTTAGCAGCTTATACCAATGATAATGAATTTGTCGGAGATCCTGACCTTTCGAAATATTCTGCTAAGGTCAGTTATGTGGTCAATAATTTCGGTCCTACAGATCTGAATAAGCTTTTACATACAAGAGCCGGTAAAATTCCTGTATTTTTCATTAATTTATTTGCTAAAAACATTGTAGAATTAAGGTCTAAAATCGTGTTGGGAATGTCTGGTTATGATATCAAGAAAGATAAAAGAAAAATCGTTGAATATTTTAAAACCATTTCTCCTATTTCTTATGTTGACAATGGAATTCCTACTTTAATTCTCCAGGGGAATAAAGACAAGGTAGTTCCTATGCAACAATCTAAAAAATTAAAAAGAAAACTTAAAAAAGAAAATATCGCCAACAATTTAACTATTGTAAAAGACGGCACACACGGCTTTAGAACTACGGATAAAGCATATCTTGAGCAGCTTTCTAACGAAATGGTGGGTTTTATTGTTTCACAGAAGAAACCTTAA
- the fahA gene encoding fumarylacetoacetase translates to MKSFVEYSSNSDFSIHNIPFGVAVFNKEYIGCCTRIGDQVIDLATLYDLGYFEEIEGLDDNIFEAYTLNEFIELGKPITNAVRLKIQELLQEGSALSKDQKTIEEAFYDLDKVKMMMPVHIPNYTDFYSSIEHATNVGKMFRDPANALLPNWKHLPVGYHGRASSIVVSGTDINRPKGQMKPADVEKPVFGPCKQLDFELEMAFIVNKNTEMGESISTQQAEDAIFGMVVFNDWSARDIQSWEYVPLGPFLAKNFGSSVSPWVVTLEALEPFRTVSPAQDPEVLDYLKFDGDKNYDINLEVYIQPENGEENLICESNYKHMYWNMAQQLAHHTVNGCNVEVGDLYASGTISGSDPKSFGSMLELTWRGQNPIQLSNGQERKFIDDNDTVTMKAWAEKDGMRVGFGEVSGKIIPTA, encoded by the coding sequence ATGAAATCATTTGTAGAATATTCGTCAAATTCAGACTTCTCAATACATAATATTCCTTTTGGTGTGGCCGTATTCAATAAAGAATATATCGGCTGCTGTACAAGAATCGGAGATCAGGTAATTGATCTTGCCACATTGTACGATCTTGGTTATTTTGAAGAAATTGAGGGGCTGGATGATAATATCTTTGAAGCTTATACCCTTAACGAATTCATTGAACTTGGAAAACCGATTACCAATGCCGTTCGTTTAAAAATTCAGGAATTATTACAGGAAGGATCAGCGTTGTCAAAAGATCAGAAAACCATCGAAGAAGCGTTTTATGATCTGGATAAAGTAAAAATGATGATGCCGGTTCACATTCCTAATTATACAGATTTTTACAGCAGCATCGAGCACGCTACCAACGTTGGGAAAATGTTCAGAGATCCAGCAAATGCATTGTTGCCTAACTGGAAACATCTTCCTGTAGGATACCACGGCAGAGCTTCTTCTATTGTCGTTTCAGGAACGGATATCAACCGTCCGAAAGGTCAAATGAAACCAGCTGACGTAGAAAAACCAGTTTTTGGTCCTTGCAAGCAATTAGACTTTGAATTGGAAATGGCGTTCATTGTGAACAAAAATACAGAGATGGGCGAGAGTATTTCTACGCAACAGGCTGAGGATGCCATCTTCGGAATGGTGGTTTTCAATGACTGGTCTGCAAGAGACATCCAGTCTTGGGAATATGTTCCGCTAGGTCCGTTTTTAGCTAAAAATTTCGGTTCGTCAGTTTCTCCTTGGGTAGTTACTTTAGAGGCTTTAGAGCCATTCAGAACTGTTTCTCCTGCTCAGGATCCTGAAGTGTTGGATTATCTGAAATTTGACGGCGATAAAAATTACGACATCAATCTTGAAGTATATATCCAGCCGGAAAATGGTGAAGAAAATCTAATCTGTGAAAGCAATTACAAACATATGTACTGGAATATGGCTCAGCAATTGGCTCATCACACTGTAAACGGATGCAACGTAGAAGTTGGTGATCTATACGCAAGCGGAACCATTTCAGGAAGCGATCCAAAATCTTTCGGTTCAATGCTTGAATTAACATGGAGAGGACAAAACCCTATTCAACTGAGCAACGGACAGGAAAGAAAATTCATCGACGATAATGATACGGTAACGATGAAAGCTTGGGCAGAAAAAGACGGTATGAGAGTTGGTTTTGGTGAAGTAAGCGGTAAAATTATTCCTACAGCATAA
- a CDS encoding DUF3037 domain-containing protein, which translates to MQEDKIYEYAVIRLVPKVEREEFFNIGLVMFSKKEKFIKADFYLCPDKFRLMHSKLDYEDIIQNLESFKKIAEGSKDGGPIAQLEIPERFRWLTAVRSSVVQTSRPHPGKSKDLEKTFGKLFEELVK; encoded by the coding sequence ATGCAAGAGGATAAAATATACGAATACGCAGTCATACGTCTGGTTCCTAAGGTTGAAAGAGAAGAGTTTTTCAATATAGGCTTGGTTATGTTTTCTAAAAAAGAGAAATTCATCAAAGCAGATTTTTATTTATGTCCCGATAAATTCAGACTTATGCACAGTAAACTGGATTATGAAGATATTATTCAAAATCTGGAAAGTTTTAAGAAAATTGCAGAAGGAAGTAAAGACGGCGGTCCTATCGCACAGCTTGAAATTCCTGAACGTTTCCGCTGGCTGACAGCAGTAAGAAGCTCTGTTGTGCAAACCTCAAGACCTCATCCCGGAAAATCTAAGGATCTGGAAAAGACTTTTGGTAAACTTTTTGAAGAGTTAGTAAAATAA
- a CDS encoding alpha/beta hydrolase family protein: protein MHITKKQNIIISNPETKEFLADAFYPETDKKLPLILFVHGYKGYKDWGAWNRMAERFAEAGFFFVKFNFSHNGTTVEDPHNFADLEAFGNNNYSKELSDLGAVIDYFIQHEKVDDQKLIVMGHSRGGGISIIKTFEDERINGLITLASVDTLDRFPKNDAFERWEKAGVFYVLNGRTKQEMPHYYQFYEDFKHNEFRFDIERATEMAMAQMLIIHGTQDESVSMKSAEHLHILNPNSELFLIEGANHTFGAKEPWEENELPEDLHILTEKCIDFIQQKI, encoded by the coding sequence ATGCACATCACAAAAAAGCAAAATATCATTATTTCAAACCCGGAGACGAAGGAGTTTCTTGCAGATGCATTCTATCCCGAAACAGACAAAAAACTGCCTTTAATCCTATTTGTTCACGGATATAAAGGATATAAAGACTGGGGAGCCTGGAATAGGATGGCTGAAAGGTTTGCAGAAGCAGGATTTTTCTTTGTGAAATTCAATTTTTCTCATAACGGAACTACGGTTGAAGACCCCCATAACTTTGCAGATCTTGAAGCTTTCGGAAATAATAACTATTCTAAAGAACTTTCGGATCTGGGAGCGGTGATCGATTATTTCATTCAACATGAAAAAGTGGATGATCAAAAGTTGATTGTAATGGGTCATAGCAGAGGAGGAGGGATTTCCATTATTAAAACTTTTGAAGATGAAAGGATCAATGGTTTAATAACATTAGCCAGTGTGGATACATTGGATCGATTTCCTAAAAATGATGCTTTTGAAAGATGGGAGAAAGCAGGTGTTTTTTATGTGCTAAACGGTAGAACGAAACAGGAAATGCCTCATTATTATCAGTTTTATGAAGATTTTAAGCACAACGAATTTCGTTTTGATATAGAAAGAGCAACTGAAATGGCAATGGCACAGATGTTAATTATCCACGGAACCCAGGATGAGAGCGTGAGCATGAAAAGTGCAGAACACCTTCATATTCTAAATCCGAATTCTGAATTATTTTTAATTGAAGGTGCCAATCATACTTTTGGAGCAAAAGAACCCTGGGAAGAAAATGAGCTTCCTGAAGATTTACATATCCTGACAGAAAAGTGTATTGATTTTATTCAGCAGAAAATATAA
- a CDS encoding HipA family kinase: MLNLRTVTVMRYILPLREGGSLPALAEADDDFKYVLKFRGAGHGVKMLISELLGGKITEVLGLKIPELVFVNLDVDFGRTEADEEIQDLLKFSEGLNLGLHYLSGSIAYDSSVKVDPLLASKIVWLDAFITNIDRTFKNTNLLMWHKELWVIDNGASFYFHHSWQNFDTAAKTPFKYVKDHVLLSQATKLDEADQFAKEVLNENVFREIVNLIPEDWLHWNDADETPEEIREIYFNFLKTRLEHSEIFLNEAKNARG, encoded by the coding sequence ATGTTGAATTTAAGAACGGTAACGGTAATGCGATACATTCTGCCACTTCGGGAAGGAGGTTCTCTTCCGGCTTTGGCAGAAGCTGATGATGATTTTAAATATGTTTTAAAATTCCGTGGTGCAGGTCATGGAGTTAAAATGCTGATTTCAGAGTTATTGGGAGGAAAGATCACTGAAGTATTAGGATTAAAAATTCCTGAGCTAGTTTTCGTTAATCTCGATGTAGATTTTGGAAGAACAGAAGCTGATGAGGAAATTCAGGATTTGTTGAAATTTTCGGAAGGGCTGAATTTGGGATTGCATTATCTTTCAGGCTCTATCGCTTATGATTCGAGTGTAAAAGTAGATCCTCTTCTCGCTTCAAAAATCGTTTGGCTGGATGCATTCATCACCAATATCGATCGTACATTCAAAAATACCAATCTTCTGATGTGGCATAAAGAGCTATGGGTAATCGATAACGGAGCTTCTTTCTATTTCCACCATTCATGGCAGAATTTTGATACGGCGGCAAAAACTCCGTTCAAATATGTGAAAGATCATGTTTTGCTGTCACAGGCAACAAAATTGGATGAAGCAGATCAATTTGCAAAGGAAGTATTGAATGAAAACGTTTTCAGGGAAATTGTAAACCTGATTCCTGAAGACTGGCTGCATTGGAATGATGCGGACGAAACCCCGGAGGAAATCCGTGAAATCTATTTCAACTTCCTGAAGACCCGATTAGAACATTCTGAAATCTTTTTAAACGAAGCCAAAAATGCAAGAGGATAA
- a CDS encoding GxxExxY protein, with amino-acid sequence MITQSYLTDLTYKINGACIEVHKILGAGLLESVYHKCLEEEFRLRNISFKSEFKVPVIYKGKEIECDFFCDFLVEDLIVVELKAVSELNEIHRAQILNYINLMKKPKGILVNFNVKNLYHQGHETFVNKYYDMLF; translated from the coding sequence ATGATTACACAATCTTATTTAACCGATTTGACTTACAAGATAAATGGAGCCTGCATAGAAGTTCACAAAATCTTAGGAGCCGGTTTATTAGAAAGTGTTTATCACAAATGTTTGGAAGAAGAATTTAGATTAAGAAATATCAGTTTTAAATCAGAATTCAAGGTTCCTGTAATTTACAAAGGAAAAGAAATTGAATGTGATTTCTTTTGTGATTTTTTAGTTGAAGATTTAATAGTAGTTGAATTAAAAGCAGTATCAGAACTGAATGAAATTCATCGTGCTCAGATTTTAAATTATATTAATCTAATGAAAAAACCCAAAGGAATATTAGTTAATTTTAATGTAAAAAATTTATATCATCAAGGACATGAAACTTTTGTAAATAAATATTACGACATGCTTTTTTGA
- a CDS encoding flavin reductase family protein encodes MKTLIPSEITPVQLQTVMQTAVSPRPIALASTVDKNGEINLSPFSFFNMFSTVPPILIFSPSRRVRDNTTKHTLENVLEVPEVVIGTVNFPIVQQISLASTEYGDGVNEFIKSGLTMKEADLVKPKLIEECPVNFECKVLEVKSLGDQGGAGNLVICEVQKIHIREEYLNEEGNLDQKKLDMVARLGGNWYSRNNENNLFEVPKPLVTKGIGFDLLPNEIKLSKVFTGNDLGMLANVEVLPAGNYHTDEIIHQDAQKLLLENRIEEAWKLLIS; translated from the coding sequence ATGAAAACACTTATTCCATCCGAAATAACTCCCGTACAATTACAGACCGTAATGCAGACTGCCGTGTCACCACGACCGATTGCATTGGCTTCTACGGTTGATAAAAATGGGGAAATTAACCTGTCTCCGTTCAGCTTTTTCAATATGTTCAGTACGGTTCCTCCGATTTTGATTTTTTCACCTTCGAGAAGAGTGCGTGATAATACAACGAAACATACTTTGGAAAACGTTTTAGAAGTTCCTGAAGTCGTAATCGGAACGGTAAATTTTCCGATTGTTCAGCAGATTTCTTTGGCATCCACAGAATATGGTGATGGCGTGAATGAATTTATCAAATCCGGCTTAACCATGAAGGAGGCAGATTTGGTTAAACCAAAATTAATTGAAGAATGTCCCGTAAACTTTGAATGCAAGGTTTTAGAAGTAAAATCTTTGGGAGATCAGGGAGGTGCTGGAAATCTGGTTATCTGTGAGGTTCAGAAAATTCATATCAGAGAAGAATACCTGAATGAAGAAGGAAATCTTGATCAGAAAAAGCTGGATATGGTTGCCCGTTTAGGCGGAAACTGGTATTCCAGAAATAATGAAAACAATCTTTTTGAAGTTCCAAAACCATTGGTAACCAAAGGAATTGGTTTCGATCTTCTTCCCAATGAAATAAAACTGAGTAAAGTTTTCACCGGAAATGATTTGGGAATGTTAGCCAACGTTGAGGTTTTACCAGCAGGAAACTACCATACTGATGAAATAATTCATCAAGACGCTCAAAAGCTGTTGTTGGAAAACAGAATTGAAGAAGCTTGGAAGCTACTCATCTCTTAA
- the hppD gene encoding 4-hydroxyphenylpyruvate dioxygenase, which yields MSTLTFAEKIAQAENFLPINGTDYIEFYVGNAKQAAHFYKTAFGFQSVAYAGPETGVRDRASYVLQQGKIRLILTTGLKSDSPINEHVKKHGDGVKVLALWVDDAYAAFEETTKRGGKPYLEPVTLTDEHGEVRMSGIYTYGETVHMFVERKNYTGPFMPGYEKWESAYNPEDAGLLYVDHCVGNVDWDRMLPTVEWYEKVMGFVNILSFDDKQINTEYSALMSKVMSNGNGYAKFPINEPAEGKKKSQVEEYLDFYEGEGVQHIAVATKDIIHTVTELKKRGVEFLSAPPEAYYDMVPERVGHIDEDLKKLQELGILIDHDEEGYLLQIFTKPVEDRPTLFFEIIERHGAQSFGAGNFKALFEALEREQEKRGNL from the coding sequence ATGTCAACACTTACATTTGCCGAAAAAATTGCTCAAGCAGAGAATTTTTTGCCGATTAACGGTACAGATTACATTGAGTTTTATGTAGGAAATGCAAAACAGGCTGCCCATTTTTATAAGACCGCTTTCGGTTTTCAGTCTGTAGCATACGCTGGTCCTGAAACAGGAGTAAGAGACCGTGCATCTTATGTTCTTCAACAGGGAAAAATCAGATTGATTTTGACAACTGGTCTTAAATCTGATTCACCGATCAATGAGCATGTAAAAAAACACGGTGATGGAGTGAAAGTTTTGGCACTTTGGGTAGACGACGCTTATGCAGCTTTTGAAGAAACTACAAAAAGAGGCGGAAAACCATATTTAGAGCCAGTAACTTTAACTGACGAGCATGGTGAGGTAAGAATGTCCGGAATTTATACTTACGGAGAAACGGTTCACATGTTTGTTGAAAGAAAAAATTATACAGGTCCTTTCATGCCCGGTTATGAAAAATGGGAAAGTGCTTACAACCCTGAAGATGCAGGATTATTGTATGTAGACCACTGTGTAGGAAACGTAGATTGGGACAGAATGCTTCCAACGGTTGAGTGGTATGAAAAAGTAATGGGATTTGTGAACATTCTTTCTTTCGACGATAAACAAATCAACACAGAATATTCTGCTTTGATGTCTAAAGTAATGTCAAACGGAAACGGATATGCAAAATTCCCTATCAACGAGCCTGCAGAAGGTAAAAAGAAATCTCAGGTAGAAGAATATCTTGATTTCTATGAAGGTGAAGGGGTACAACACATTGCTGTTGCAACAAAAGACATCATTCACACGGTAACTGAATTGAAAAAACGTGGTGTAGAATTCCTTTCAGCCCCACCTGAAGCCTATTACGATATGGTTCCTGAAAGAGTAGGTCATATTGACGAAGATCTTAAAAAACTTCAGGAGTTAGGAATCCTTATTGATCACGACGAAGAAGGATATTTGTTACAGATCTTCACTAAACCTGTTGAGGACCGTCCTACTCTATTCTTTGAAATCATTGAAAGACATGGAGCTCAAAGTTTCGGTGCCGGTAACTTTAAAGCATTATTCGAAGCTTTAGAGAGAGAGCAGGAAAAAAGAGGAAATCTTTAA